A stretch of the Geovibrio thiophilus genome encodes the following:
- the cbiE gene encoding precorrin-6y C5,15-methyltransferase (decarboxylating) subunit CbiE, producing MPDIYIISTGTGHPDMLTGKAKKALSLIDLAVGGERFRGWVSVPYHVPEPLISGTHEFIRNNRGKRIGVLVTGDAGFFSLAKSVVKEFGRENVTVIEGISVVQAAFAAIAEPWENAVFLSAHGRNGFDAEKAVNAERFLILCDKVNNPRKIIEENSRLIKNFELWVTANLSLDSERIHRVTLNEPIPEDALSCVVGIRKTGE from the coding sequence ATGCCTGACATATACATAATCTCCACCGGAACCGGACACCCTGACATGCTCACAGGCAAGGCGAAAAAAGCGCTCAGCCTGATAGACCTCGCAGTGGGCGGCGAAAGGTTCAGAGGCTGGGTCAGCGTCCCTTATCATGTGCCGGAGCCTCTCATAAGCGGCACTCATGAGTTTATAAGAAACAACAGAGGCAAACGCATAGGCGTTCTGGTCACGGGAGATGCTGGCTTTTTCAGCCTCGCTAAATCAGTGGTGAAGGAGTTCGGCAGGGAGAATGTTACGGTTATTGAAGGCATAAGCGTTGTTCAGGCGGCCTTTGCCGCCATAGCAGAGCCTTGGGAAAACGCTGTCTTCCTCTCTGCCCACGGCAGAAACGGATTTGATGCCGAAAAAGCGGTCAATGCGGAGAGGTTTCTGATACTCTGCGACAAGGTGAACAACCCAAGAAAAATTATTGAGGAAAACAGCCGTCTGATAAAGAATTTTGAACTTTGGGTTACCGCAAACCTCAGTCTGGACAGCGAGAGAATACACAGAGTCACGCTTAATGAACCCATCCCCGAAGATGCCCTCTCATGCGTGGTTGGAATAAGGAAAACAGGTGAATAA
- the cobK gene encoding precorrin-6A reductase, whose protein sequence is MILVLGGTSVTHKVVEGLKDKDFIITLATDYGEREFRLRYPDNVMKIRFSEETMECFIKNRHVTEIIDTTHPHAAEITATAKTVACKCGIPYTNLVRKTEEIKETDLVHVFSNYEEAVCFLREAGFRRILFTTGSNNIRLFSEFAHNGWVRILPYEKSIEKCVQSGFERSRIIAMQGPFTTEFNASLFRELGIGCVVSKNSGEGSGFKEKLNACLILRIHCVIINPPEEEADR, encoded by the coding sequence ATGATACTGGTACTGGGCGGCACATCCGTCACACACAAGGTTGTCGAAGGACTTAAAGATAAGGATTTCATCATAACCCTTGCCACGGATTACGGCGAACGTGAGTTCCGACTCAGATACCCCGATAATGTGATGAAGATCCGCTTCAGTGAGGAAACGATGGAGTGCTTCATCAAAAACAGGCATGTGACCGAAATCATAGACACCACACACCCGCACGCGGCGGAAATAACCGCCACGGCGAAGACTGTTGCCTGCAAATGCGGCATACCCTACACGAATCTTGTGAGAAAAACCGAAGAGATAAAGGAGACTGATCTTGTGCATGTCTTCTCAAACTATGAGGAGGCAGTCTGCTTTCTGAGAGAGGCTGGGTTCAGGAGGATTCTTTTCACCACAGGCAGCAACAACATCCGCCTTTTTTCCGAATTCGCCCATAACGGCTGGGTGCGGATTCTCCCCTATGAAAAGTCCATTGAAAAATGTGTGCAGTCGGGGTTTGAGCGCTCAAGGATAATAGCCATGCAGGGTCCCTTCACCACTGAGTTTAACGCATCGCTCTTCCGTGAGCTGGGCATAGGGTGTGTAGTATCAAAAAACAGCGGCGAGGGGAGCGGCTTTAAGGAAAAGCTAAACGCCTGTCTTATCCTGAGAATACACTGCGTGATTATAAACCCGCCCGAAGAAGAAGCAGACCGTTAA
- the cobJ gene encoding precorrin-3B C(17)-methyltransferase has translation MAEGRLFVTGTGPGKTDYTAPAALEAIKNADFICGYTPYVDAVNEYISPDAEVFTNGMTGETERVEKAVEAAQAGRNVALVCGGDASLYSLASLVYEKTANTDIIEVIPGITAALSASARLGAPVADDLAIISMSDLLTPWEVIKKRIDAVNAGDFVCAVYNPRSRKRTEQIEHALRVFASRGNLACGYVRNSHRYGETMWAGRLSELNTEDLDMSTVLIIGCKKTIIKNGKLVTPRGYTDKYGE, from the coding sequence ATGGCTGAAGGAAGACTCTTTGTGACAGGTACCGGACCCGGCAAAACCGACTACACCGCTCCGGCAGCCCTTGAGGCTATAAAAAACGCCGATTTCATATGCGGATACACCCCGTATGTTGATGCGGTTAATGAATATATATCACCCGATGCGGAAGTCTTCACAAACGGAATGACCGGCGAAACCGAACGGGTTGAAAAAGCTGTGGAAGCTGCGCAGGCGGGCAGAAACGTTGCGCTTGTCTGCGGCGGGGATGCTTCGCTGTATTCCCTTGCCTCACTGGTTTATGAAAAGACCGCAAATACTGATATAATAGAAGTAATACCGGGCATAACAGCCGCCCTTTCCGCCTCCGCACGTTTAGGCGCTCCCGTGGCGGATGACTTGGCGATCATCTCCATGTCTGACCTGCTCACTCCTTGGGAGGTTATAAAGAAACGGATAGATGCGGTAAACGCAGGGGATTTTGTCTGCGCCGTATACAACCCGAGAAGCAGGAAACGCACTGAACAGATTGAACACGCTCTCAGGGTTTTCGCCTCAAGGGGGAATCTCGCCTGCGGATATGTACGCAATTCCCACAGGTATGGAGAAACCATGTGGGCGGGAAGACTGTCCGAGCTCAACACTGAGGATCTGGACATGAGCACGGTGCTTATAATCGGCTGTAAAAAAACAATAATCAAAAACGGAAAGCTGGTCACCCCGCGCGGTTATACGGATAAATACGGAGAATAA
- a CDS encoding cobalamin biosynthesis protein, with protein MEHARKTAVIAVTEKGAELAAFISAEAGFDLFLPEESAAKHGAVPYKALKACFARLMDGSYKGIVAVMAQGIVTRMTAPHLKSKHVDPAVVTCDEVGRFAISSIAGHEGGANSLAHLVASITGAVPVITTATEANRTHIIGIGCRKGTSKAEIIHAVHGACALAGISVKDLRLAASAWVKKDEAGLLEAVKDLNIYVRFIPEHAYKNSLYRFTEHEAPMKHFGIPGVAEPSAVLAAVNPIIVLPRTVMGSVTVAIIKEGLNG; from the coding sequence ATGGAACACGCCCGTAAGACAGCGGTTATAGCCGTAACGGAAAAAGGTGCGGAGCTTGCCGCATTCATCAGCGCTGAAGCAGGATTTGACCTTTTTCTCCCCGAGGAATCAGCGGCAAAACACGGCGCTGTGCCTTATAAAGCGCTTAAAGCATGCTTCGCCCGCCTGATGGACGGCTCATACAAAGGCATAGTGGCTGTCATGGCGCAGGGAATAGTCACCCGCATGACTGCTCCCCACCTGAAATCAAAGCATGTTGATCCGGCTGTTGTCACCTGTGACGAAGTAGGCAGATTCGCCATAAGCTCCATAGCAGGGCATGAGGGCGGCGCAAACAGTCTGGCTCATCTTGTGGCCTCCATAACCGGAGCGGTTCCGGTGATAACCACCGCCACGGAAGCGAACAGAACGCACATAATCGGCATAGGCTGCCGCAAAGGCACCTCAAAGGCTGAGATTATACATGCGGTACACGGAGCATGCGCCCTTGCGGGCATCAGTGTCAAAGACCTGCGGCTTGCGGCGTCGGCATGGGTTAAAAAGGATGAAGCGGGGCTGCTGGAAGCTGTGAAAGATCTGAATATCTATGTTCGTTTTATACCTGAACATGCCTATAAAAACAGCCTGTACCGCTTCACAGAGCACGAGGCGCCCATGAAGCATTTCGGCATTCCCGGTGTGGCGGAGCCGTCGGCTGTACTCGCTGCCGTCAATCCGATTATAGTATTGCCCCGTACTGTCATGGGCTCGGTGACTGTGGCAATCATCAAGGAGGGTCTTAATGGCTGA
- a CDS encoding cobyric acid synthase yields MAKSIMFQGTGSGVGKSLLTAGFCRLLNNMGVSVAPFKSQNMALNAGVTTDGLEMGRAQILQAEAAGITPDVRMNPILLKPQGEAKSQLVRMGMVAGVYSAREYYTLSSENFDTACKAYDSLASQYEVIVMEGAGSPAEINLHKTDIVNMRMAEYANADVQIIGDIDRGGVFAWMKGTYDLLPADTARLVKGFIINKFRGDKTLLEPGIRMFGELIPVPVTGIMPHMRLSLEEEDSQDIQSDTEKAEMKVGVVRLPYISNFSDFAPLKAMKCVQLVYASKPHELYDCDIVIIPGSKHTIYDMKFLRESGFAEAVKKAVGRIPVIGICGGFQMLGEKITDPLGIEGEKGGINGLGLLPVSTVITQQKELIHKEYAGRNAWSGLTLTGYEMHMGRTETGDLVSLAENGVCTAKGKVFGTYLHGFFEHSENIKALNSLLGTAFEETDYVNEKERQLDLLAETIKHNCDIDLILKGVL; encoded by the coding sequence ATGGCAAAATCCATCATGTTTCAGGGAACAGGTTCAGGTGTGGGCAAAAGTCTTCTGACTGCCGGCTTCTGCCGTCTGCTTAATAACATGGGTGTGAGTGTCGCCCCTTTTAAATCCCAGAATATGGCGCTCAATGCAGGCGTAACGACGGACGGTTTAGAGATGGGCAGGGCGCAGATTCTTCAGGCGGAGGCGGCGGGCATCACACCCGATGTGCGCATGAACCCCATTCTCCTTAAGCCGCAGGGTGAGGCTAAGTCCCAGCTTGTGCGCATGGGCATGGTGGCGGGCGTTTATTCCGCAAGGGAATACTACACTCTGTCATCCGAAAATTTTGATACCGCCTGCAAAGCCTATGACTCCCTCGCATCACAATACGAAGTAATCGTCATGGAAGGCGCTGGCAGCCCCGCCGAAATCAATCTCCATAAGACAGATATAGTCAATATGCGCATGGCGGAATATGCCAATGCCGATGTGCAGATAATCGGCGACATAGACAGAGGCGGAGTTTTCGCGTGGATGAAGGGAACCTACGATCTTCTGCCCGCTGACACGGCAAGGCTTGTCAAGGGCTTCATAATAAATAAGTTCAGAGGAGATAAAACCCTCCTTGAGCCCGGAATACGGATGTTCGGGGAGCTTATCCCTGTTCCTGTTACGGGCATTATGCCCCATATGCGTCTTTCCCTTGAGGAGGAGGATTCGCAGGATATACAGTCCGACACGGAAAAGGCAGAGATGAAGGTCGGCGTTGTCCGTCTGCCGTACATAAGCAATTTTTCCGACTTCGCTCCGCTGAAAGCCATGAAGTGCGTACAGCTCGTATATGCCTCCAAGCCTCACGAACTGTATGACTGTGATATTGTTATCATTCCGGGCAGTAAACACACAATTTACGATATGAAGTTTCTGCGGGAATCAGGTTTTGCAGAAGCTGTTAAGAAAGCGGTCGGGCGTATACCTGTAATCGGCATATGCGGCGGGTTCCAGATGCTTGGTGAAAAAATAACCGATCCTCTGGGAATCGAAGGAGAAAAGGGCGGAATAAACGGGCTGGGACTTCTTCCTGTGTCAACTGTGATAACTCAGCAAAAAGAGCTTATTCATAAAGAATATGCCGGACGAAACGCATGGAGCGGACTGACTCTCACCGGTTATGAAATGCACATGGGCAGAACGGAAACCGGAGATCTGGTAAGCCTTGCCGAAAACGGTGTCTGCACCGCAAAGGGAAAGGTGTTCGGAACATATCTCCACGGCTTCTTTGAACACAGTGAGAACATAAAGGCACTGAACTCTCTTCTCGGCACGGCTTTTGAAGAAACTGACTATGTAAACGAAAAAGAACGCCAGCTTGACCTGCTGGCTGAGACTATAAAGCATAACTGCGACATAGATCTGATATTGAAGGGGGTTTTATGA
- the cbiD gene encoding cobalt-precorrin-5B (C(1))-methyltransferase CbiD has product MRKGFTTGTAAAAAAKAHAVYIMSGTAADHTDVVLPDGSRMCIPVSCSAEGAFAVKDSGDDPDVTHKAEIHASVQVNSGGRIEILGGRGVGRVTKAGLQIPVGEAAINPVPRMMIEQNVREIIGKANGAIITISVPDGERLAALTFNERIGIIGGISIIGTTGIVHPMSVDALVDSFKCEIDVKLAENRHIALVAGKIGEKHLQSIHTDAEAVMVSNYFGEAFSYLRSKGISEITLAGHPGKLAKLAMGHYNTHSGVSPQAQGFVGEALGLHRDFNTVEEICLTHPEGFGRIAELISGRVRADFGFHKTDVLLFNMKGDLIGVYNA; this is encoded by the coding sequence ATGCGAAAGGGATTCACCACAGGCACGGCGGCAGCGGCGGCGGCAAAGGCGCACGCAGTATACATCATGAGCGGTACAGCGGCGGATCACACTGATGTTGTCCTGCCGGACGGCAGCCGTATGTGTATACCCGTTTCCTGTTCAGCCGAAGGTGCTTTTGCGGTGAAGGATTCGGGCGACGATCCCGATGTGACTCACAAAGCTGAGATACACGCAAGCGTACAGGTGAACAGCGGCGGCAGAATCGAAATTCTCGGCGGCAGGGGCGTAGGCAGAGTAACCAAGGCCGGTTTGCAGATCCCCGTGGGAGAGGCGGCAATAAACCCTGTTCCCCGCATGATGATAGAACAGAATGTGCGCGAGATCATAGGCAAAGCAAACGGCGCCATAATAACAATATCCGTACCCGATGGAGAGAGGCTCGCAGCACTGACCTTCAATGAGCGCATCGGGATAATCGGCGGCATATCCATAATCGGCACGACAGGGATTGTGCACCCCATGAGCGTTGACGCTCTGGTGGATTCGTTCAAATGCGAAATAGACGTGAAACTCGCCGAAAACAGGCACATAGCACTTGTGGCGGGCAAAATAGGCGAAAAACATCTGCAATCCATACACACGGACGCAGAGGCAGTGATGGTAAGCAATTATTTCGGCGAAGCTTTCAGCTACCTGCGCTCAAAGGGCATCAGTGAAATAACGTTAGCAGGACATCCGGGAAAGCTGGCAAAACTCGCCATGGGGCATTACAACACCCACTCAGGCGTTTCCCCGCAGGCGCAGGGATTTGTCGGTGAGGCGCTTGGTCTCCACAGAGACTTCAACACCGTTGAGGAGATATGCCTTACTCATCCCGAAGGCTTCGGCAGAATAGCGGAGCTGATAAGCGGGCGTGTGCGGGCGGACTTCGGATTTCACAAGACTGATGTGCTGCTTTTTAATATGAAGGGAGACCTCATAGGAGTTTACAATGCCTGA
- a CDS encoding precorrin-2 dehydrogenase/sirohydrochlorin ferrochelatase family protein — MKLSYFPLSVNIRGKRLVFIGGGKVAERKIASLIRMEPKIRVIAPSATEGIMNNEGIETILRVASAEDMRGADFLFICTDDKEVNRELAIEAKIKNIPVNVADDPDMSDFHMPAVYADMDTGTVVSVSTQGQEPSFSKKLRDKIAVFLEKGE, encoded by the coding sequence ATGAAACTGTCCTACTTCCCTTTATCTGTGAATATACGGGGTAAAAGGCTTGTTTTTATCGGCGGCGGCAAGGTGGCGGAGCGGAAGATCGCCTCCCTGATCCGTATGGAGCCCAAAATCAGAGTCATAGCACCGTCCGCAACTGAAGGAATAATGAATAATGAAGGGATTGAAACGATTCTCAGAGTCGCATCAGCGGAGGATATGCGCGGGGCGGATTTCCTTTTCATCTGCACTGATGACAAGGAGGTCAACCGTGAGCTGGCAATAGAGGCGAAGATCAAAAATATACCTGTGAATGTTGCGGATGATCCGGACATGAGCGATTTTCATATGCCCGCTGTTTATGCGGACATGGACACGGGTACTGTGGTTTCTGTATCAACGCAGGGTCAGGAGCCTTCATTCTCCAAAAAGCTGAGGGATAAAATAGCCGTATTTCTCGAAAAAGGTGAGTAA
- a CDS encoding cobyrinate a,c-diamide synthase, with protein MNGFVIGAEKSGSGKTTLTTGIIRALADSGRKVAPFKCGPDYIDTRHLTRSAGHTAENLDTVMLDDAAVKQIFAEGCRGRDVAVAEGVMGFFDGVDHTDFKGSTYDIASTLGLPAVIVLNAASSSYTAAAFLKGIEALSTDAEIAGVIINNTASLNHEKLITDAVKHHTGLTVFGSVPKQAEPLVKSRHLGIATALETEEEYYAKCAGLAAACIDINSLAALKLTKPLTKTAGACPVADKLCAVAFDHAFSFYYEANFRELRRRGYEIRFFSPLKGETVEDADLVYIGGGYPELYVRELAAQGTMLDWLREHALSGGRMVAECGGMMLLTDGINIEDEFHRMAGVFDAECRMTDRRQALGYVRVTGSGHLNGLVGHEFHYSMLENVREKYLFTLEKVTSKARSEDGFLKKNTLAGYVHFHFASNPSVLDFILK; from the coding sequence ATGAACGGGTTTGTCATAGGGGCGGAAAAGAGCGGCTCGGGGAAAACCACCCTGACCACAGGAATAATCAGGGCTCTTGCGGATTCGGGCAGAAAAGTCGCGCCGTTTAAATGCGGTCCTGACTACATAGACACCCGCCATCTGACAAGAAGCGCAGGGCACACGGCTGAGAATCTTGATACAGTTATGCTGGATGACGCCGCTGTAAAACAGATCTTTGCCGAAGGGTGCAGAGGGCGGGATGTAGCTGTGGCGGAAGGGGTTATGGGCTTTTTCGACGGTGTGGATCACACAGACTTCAAAGGGAGCACTTATGATATTGCCTCAACTCTCGGTCTGCCCGCGGTGATTGTGCTGAACGCCGCCTCAAGCTCATACACCGCAGCCGCTTTCCTCAAAGGGATAGAGGCTCTCAGCACGGATGCGGAGATAGCGGGGGTTATTATAAACAACACCGCTTCCCTCAACCATGAAAAACTCATAACGGACGCAGTAAAGCACCATACAGGACTGACAGTTTTCGGCAGTGTTCCGAAGCAGGCGGAGCCGCTTGTCAAATCCAGACACTTGGGCATAGCCACAGCGCTTGAGACGGAAGAGGAGTATTACGCCAAATGCGCCGGGCTGGCAGCAGCCTGCATTGATATAAACTCCCTTGCCGCATTGAAGCTAACAAAACCGCTCACAAAGACAGCAGGCGCATGTCCTGTGGCGGATAAGCTCTGCGCGGTGGCGTTTGATCACGCTTTCAGCTTTTACTACGAGGCGAATTTCCGTGAGCTCAGAAGAAGAGGGTATGAGATACGCTTCTTTTCGCCGCTGAAAGGAGAAACCGTTGAAGACGCCGACCTTGTGTACATAGGCGGCGGCTATCCCGAGCTTTATGTCAGGGAACTTGCGGCACAGGGGACGATGCTTGACTGGCTGAGGGAGCATGCTCTCTCGGGCGGGCGGATGGTTGCCGAATGCGGCGGGATGATGCTTCTGACGGACGGAATAAACATAGAGGACGAGTTTCACCGCATGGCGGGTGTGTTTGATGCCGAATGCCGCATGACGGACAGGCGACAGGCTCTTGGCTATGTGCGGGTGACAGGCAGCGGGCATCTGAACGGACTTGTGGGGCATGAGTTTCACTATTCGATGCTGGAAAACGTGCGTGAGAAGTATCTGTTTACCCTTGAGAAAGTCACATCTAAGGCACGCTCAGAGGACGGCTTTCTGAAAAAAAACACTCTGGCGGGTTATGTGCACTTTCATTTCGCTTCCAATCCGTCAGTGCTGGATTTCATACTGAAATAA
- the cobM gene encoding precorrin-4 C(11)-methyltransferase has protein sequence MAKVYFIGAGPGDPELITLKGINTIKKCETVIYAGSLVSKEILTHCTSTAEIYNSASMNLSEIIEVTKKAVEKGRNVARLHTGDPSVYSALNEQMEELDTLGIEYDIIPGVTALFASAAALRNELTLPEISQTVVISRIEGRTPVPADESVERLASHGGTFCFYLSVDRFADIADTFIKKGWNPDTPAAAVYRASWTDERILRGTLTDLDEKIKESGINKHALIIIGHALGGKGSHSKLYDKDFSHGTRP, from the coding sequence ATGGCAAAAGTCTATTTCATAGGCGCGGGACCCGGCGACCCTGAGTTGATAACCCTCAAGGGTATAAACACAATCAAGAAATGCGAAACAGTCATATACGCCGGAAGTCTGGTATCAAAAGAAATTCTCACCCACTGCACCTCAACCGCAGAGATATATAACTCCGCTTCCATGAATCTGAGTGAGATTATAGAAGTGACAAAAAAGGCGGTGGAAAAAGGGCGGAACGTGGCACGCCTTCATACCGGCGATCCGTCAGTCTACAGCGCGCTGAATGAGCAGATGGAGGAGCTGGACACACTGGGAATAGAATATGATATAATCCCCGGAGTGACCGCCCTTTTCGCCTCAGCCGCCGCTCTGCGGAACGAGCTGACACTGCCTGAAATATCTCAGACTGTCGTCATAAGCCGCATAGAGGGGAGAACCCCCGTTCCGGCGGACGAGAGCGTGGAGCGTCTGGCGTCCCACGGCGGAACCTTCTGCTTTTACCTCTCTGTGGACAGGTTCGCGGACATTGCGGACACCTTTATTAAAAAAGGCTGGAATCCAGACACCCCCGCCGCCGCGGTCTACAGGGCAAGCTGGACTGATGAGCGCATTCTGCGGGGTACGCTCACCGACCTTGATGAAAAAATAAAAGAGAGCGGCATCAACAAGCACGCTCTGATCATAATAGGTCACGCTCTGGGCGGCAAAGGCTCACACTCCAAACTTTATGATAAGGATTTCTCGCATGGAACACGCCCGTAA
- a CDS encoding PepSY-associated TM helix domain-containing protein — MKEKFRQSMSWLHTWSGLILGWLMFVIFFTGTLSYFRQEITHWMQPETHSSVKFDPAAVDKAVDYLKQNAPDEAAGWLISLPNERTKTIEASWRVVKIDPKYGIRPEITQNFLDAATGENTNARKTHGGEFLYRFHIELYGIDKTHGRWIIGIATMAMFIAIITGIILHKRIFKDFFTFRQNKGVRSWMDAHIFTAILALPYHIMITYSGLLLLMMILLPWNTEEFLRQYKEMRAKMMSQPVEVIPADFEAYPPVSLVPLLKDAEERLGEKIGRIYISNPGQRSMTAQFVPFRSDKITYTDRSRSAEASVSYSLRNGRFYGEMTAEPVSAAYSIFNAFSTLHVARFADTFMRWLFFLSGVMGTIMTATGLIIWTQKKAKAAHKSFGRKLVEVLNIGGITGLAAATAAYFWANRLIPASLENRMSLELWAFFSVWALSFAHPLIRDRKKAWVDQLWLCAGLYALLPVLNAFTSPMNLIKAFSAGNMIVAGFDLTALATGVLLGLTAVAVSKKEVK, encoded by the coding sequence ATGAAGGAAAAATTCCGTCAGTCAATGAGCTGGCTGCACACATGGAGCGGGCTTATACTGGGCTGGCTTATGTTTGTGATATTTTTCACCGGAACTCTGTCATACTTCCGTCAGGAGATAACCCACTGGATGCAGCCGGAGACCCACAGTTCGGTAAAATTTGATCCCGCTGCCGTGGACAAGGCAGTGGACTACCTGAAACAGAACGCTCCAGATGAGGCGGCGGGATGGCTGATCAGTCTGCCGAACGAGCGTACAAAAACTATTGAGGCGTCTTGGCGTGTGGTTAAAATCGATCCGAAATACGGCATACGTCCTGAAATAACTCAAAACTTCCTTGACGCAGCAACCGGAGAAAACACAAATGCCCGTAAAACCCACGGCGGCGAATTTCTCTACCGTTTTCATATTGAGCTTTACGGCATAGATAAAACCCACGGGCGCTGGATAATAGGCATAGCCACCATGGCTATGTTCATAGCCATAATCACAGGGATCATACTTCATAAGCGTATCTTTAAGGACTTCTTCACCTTCCGTCAGAACAAGGGAGTGCGTTCGTGGATGGATGCCCATATTTTCACAGCGATTCTGGCTCTGCCGTATCATATTATGATCACCTATTCCGGTCTGCTTCTATTGATGATGATACTCCTGCCTTGGAATACTGAGGAGTTTCTCCGGCAATATAAAGAAATGCGGGCCAAAATGATGTCTCAGCCCGTTGAGGTCATACCCGCCGATTTTGAAGCTTATCCGCCGGTTTCCCTTGTTCCGCTGCTTAAAGACGCAGAGGAAAGGCTTGGTGAAAAGATAGGCAGAATATATATCAGCAACCCGGGTCAAAGGAGCATGACAGCACAGTTCGTTCCTTTCAGGAGCGATAAAATAACATACACAGACAGAAGCCGCAGCGCCGAGGCGAGCGTGAGCTACAGCCTCCGCAACGGCAGATTCTACGGAGAGATGACGGCAGAGCCCGTTTCCGCCGCTTATTCAATATTCAATGCTTTCAGCACTCTTCATGTGGCCAGATTCGCGGACACCTTTATGAGGTGGCTGTTTTTCTTATCCGGGGTGATGGGAACGATAATGACCGCCACGGGGCTCATAATCTGGACACAGAAAAAGGCGAAAGCCGCTCACAAATCCTTCGGACGCAAGCTTGTTGAGGTGCTGAACATAGGCGGAATAACCGGACTCGCAGCAGCCACCGCCGCCTACTTCTGGGCGAACAGACTTATTCCCGCTTCCCTTGAAAACCGAATGAGCCTTGAGCTCTGGGCTTTTTTCAGCGTGTGGGCGCTCTCGTTCGCGCATCCCCTGATACGTGACAGGAAAAAGGCGTGGGTAGATCAGCTCTGGCTCTGCGCCGGACTGTATGCGCTTCTTCCAGTGCTGAACGCCTTTACATCGCCCATGAACCTGATAAAAGCCTTTTCCGCAGGAAATATGATAGTGGCAGGATTTGATCTGACGGCTCTGGCAACAGGCGTTCTGCTCGGTCTGACGGCTGTCGCAGTCTCCAAAAAAGAGGTGAAATAA
- a CDS encoding iron transporter, with the protein MFNYSAKTVYRLDVASRTVLAVFGGYWGCAAFTVLFTRLLPFDAKSAALTANMIFFLIYTCVFIWVFSVKKPLTAWLGVGIPSAVCGFALFLWGAA; encoded by the coding sequence ATGTTCAACTATTCCGCAAAAACAGTTTACAGGCTGGATGTAGCGTCCCGCACTGTGCTGGCTGTATTCGGAGGATACTGGGGCTGCGCGGCTTTTACGGTTCTCTTTACCCGCCTTCTGCCGTTTGATGCCAAAAGTGCGGCACTGACCGCGAATATGATTTTTTTTCTTATTTACACCTGCGTTTTTATCTGGGTTTTCTCTGTTAAAAAGCCGCTCACCGCATGGCTCGGCGTGGGCATTCCGTCCGCTGTTTGCGGGTTTGCGCTTTTTCTGTGGGGTGCTGCATGA
- a CDS encoding precorrin-8X methylmutase: MDKGLSIEKESFEIIDSITDLSRFTEAEKLIVRKLIHTTGDPEFAVLTRIHRLEAGIEALRDGAPIITDVTMVTAGITKRYLGESGNKVMCFISEPEVIERSKELNLTRAETAVVYAAEKYPEAVYAIGNAPTALLKLIELTEAGKMNPVFVAGLPVGFVKAAESKELLMKTDIPHVSNIGAKGGSPCAATVINGLLLLRAGL, encoded by the coding sequence ATGGATAAGGGCTTGAGTATAGAGAAGGAAAGCTTTGAGATTATTGATTCCATAACGGACCTCTCCCGTTTTACCGAGGCGGAAAAGCTGATAGTCCGCAAGCTTATACACACCACAGGCGACCCTGAGTTTGCCGTACTTACCCGTATTCACCGCCTTGAGGCAGGCATCGAGGCTCTCAGGGACGGAGCGCCGATCATAACGGACGTGACTATGGTCACAGCCGGAATAACCAAAAGGTATCTGGGTGAAAGCGGCAATAAGGTGATGTGCTTCATCAGTGAGCCGGAGGTCATAGAAAGGTCAAAGGAGCTCAACCTCACCAGAGCGGAAACGGCAGTGGTTTACGCCGCGGAGAAATATCCCGAAGCGGTTTATGCCATAGGCAATGCGCCTACGGCACTTTTAAAGCTCATAGAACTCACTGAGGCGGGTAAGATGAACCCCGTGTTCGTGGCGGGGCTGCCTGTGGGTTTCGTGAAGGCTGCGGAGTCGAAGGAACTGCTTATGAAAACAGATATTCCCCATGTCTCAAATATAGGCGCAAAAGGCGGCAGTCCATGCGCCGCGACAGTGATTAACGGTCTGCTTCTTCTTCGGGCGGGTTTATAA